A genomic region of Saprospiraceae bacterium contains the following coding sequences:
- a CDS encoding RES family NAD+ phosphorylase, producing MEVFRLVREKFAKPLSGKGAALKGARWNSVGVELIYAAKNRSLAMAEVAIHFTLATLPDDYVIVTIFIPDNIAIKKLSVSELPSDWKDFPHPSSTQKIGDEFVLEGKYAVLMIPSVVTHGDYNVLINPNHKDFKKMVITQIDKFPFDKRIFK from the coding sequence TTGGAAGTCTTCAGACTTGTCAGAGAAAAATTTGCGAAGCCCTTATCCGGTAAGGGTGCAGCTCTCAAAGGCGCCCGATGGAATTCCGTCGGGGTAGAACTCATTTATGCAGCCAAAAACAGGTCATTAGCTATGGCAGAAGTGGCCATTCATTTCACATTGGCGACTTTGCCCGATGATTATGTTATAGTAACCATCTTTATACCCGATAACATTGCAATTAAAAAATTATCAGTTAGTGAATTACCTTCCGATTGGAAAGATTTTCCTCACCCCTCCTCAACTCAAAAGATTGGAGATGAATTTGTATTGGAGGGAAAATATGCTGTTCTCATGATTCCTTCGGTGGTGACACACGGTGATTATAATGTACTCATAAACCCCAATCACAAAGATTTTAAAAAAATGGTGATCACTCAAATTGACAAATTTCCATTTGATAAGAGAATATTTAAATAA
- a CDS encoding fibronectin type III domain-containing protein, protein MKSPNLNTFGRFIGILLVVFTFANTGQSQSNVFELMERKDLNIREVEAWADAYFANIGTGQGSGFKQYQRWLYERKFHLDDFGYFIAAEREDRAYYEALRGMGLKSRANMPWTELGPQTWNYTSGWNPGNGRLTSVAVDPSDHAIIYVSSPGGGIWKSTNSGSTWTTLIDFVNSSWMSVFHICIDPNNTTTLYAALSSGGVLKSSNSGTSWTTTGSGPTNSRQIKVHPTDANIVFCAATNGIWRSTNAGTNWTQVHTTTKEDIEFKPGNPDIMYASGSSGTSCVYRSTDNGLSWNPVTSGNGITHTGRTLLAVSPDDPAVVYAVQASGSLFGRMYKSTDSGVNFITTVVGNPSAGTNYFGYETNGTGTTGQATYDMAICVNPLEVNEVHIAGIICWKSTNGGTSFLAETAWSYPNSTGYNHADVHALEWVGSNIYSGSDGGIYKSTNNGNDWTDLSAGLGIRQFYRIACSKTNANVITTGAQDNGSSFRRSNSTWVDWLGADGMDNIISPTNADIAIGTSQYGSIYKTTNAGASRTNLSKPSEGNWVTPLVMHHTNHDTVYGGWTGVWRSSNGGSSWTNLSPGITVKLDALAVSPANTKYIYASQGATLYRTSDGGANWNSVSASASITSIYASKNDPQKIWISCNSTSNRIFVSTNMGSTFTNLSTGLPSLSARSVVVDEDASETIYAGMNIGVYYRDNINNTWAEHGTGLPLVAINEVEIQKSGNKLRVATYGRGVWESGLQNIEEICNAPTGLTTTSITTNSATLNWNAVTGAISYRLEYKLSSDNTWTLLDAARTSTSFPLGGLAPSTSYDWRVRSNCSNSNSNYSQTNFVTLDICGDPTNLNSTTTPNSATLNWNAVSGAISYSIDYKLSTSGTWTSTSGTTSTSIVISGLSEKRYDWRVKANCNSGSGNFVTSEFLIHCASAGSSTAAGYIDNVVLGSISRVSGSDGGYYDGTAISTNLALGSSQTITLSPGYTGTKKPVYFRVYIDYNRDGDFAENNEKAGQKKYSNLGNTTISFIVPSTATIGKTRMRIVMSTVAFGTYCGTYASGETEDYTINITAAPTNNDVVTKYIGDAILQPNFVNEVHTLGEISVFPNPVNQILQIHYELQEDVEAIGLRIIDGFGRAVGGSRFSGYKGQNTETLDIVALPAGTYYLQMFLPGGYRSRVFIISEK, encoded by the coding sequence ATGAAAAGCCCCAACCTGAATACATTCGGCCGTTTTATAGGCATTTTACTAGTCGTGTTCACATTTGCAAATACCGGCCAATCTCAAAGCAATGTTTTTGAATTGATGGAACGCAAGGACCTGAACATTCGGGAAGTCGAAGCCTGGGCTGATGCCTATTTCGCAAATATAGGTACCGGTCAGGGTAGCGGATTTAAGCAATACCAGCGCTGGCTCTACGAGCGCAAGTTTCACCTGGATGATTTTGGTTATTTTATTGCTGCCGAAAGAGAAGACCGGGCTTATTATGAAGCGCTAAGGGGTATGGGTCTCAAATCCCGTGCAAATATGCCCTGGACAGAATTGGGTCCTCAAACCTGGAATTATACATCTGGTTGGAATCCCGGTAATGGACGATTGACATCAGTAGCTGTTGATCCATCGGATCATGCGATCATATACGTGAGTTCGCCTGGGGGTGGTATTTGGAAAAGTACCAACAGCGGCTCTACATGGACGACCTTAATTGATTTTGTTAACTCATCCTGGATGAGTGTATTCCATATTTGTATTGATCCAAATAATACTACAACTCTCTATGCTGCACTTTCTTCCGGGGGAGTGCTCAAATCAAGCAATTCAGGTACCAGCTGGACAACAACCGGAAGCGGACCCACAAACAGCAGGCAGATAAAAGTGCATCCAACTGATGCAAACATCGTTTTTTGTGCCGCAACCAATGGAATTTGGCGATCAACAAATGCTGGCACGAACTGGACTCAGGTTCATACCACCACTAAAGAAGATATTGAATTTAAACCGGGAAATCCAGATATCATGTATGCTTCCGGTTCCAGTGGAACCAGTTGCGTTTATAGGTCAACAGACAACGGTCTTAGCTGGAATCCAGTGACCAGTGGCAATGGCATTACACATACCGGAAGAACTCTTTTGGCCGTTTCTCCGGATGATCCGGCCGTTGTATATGCCGTGCAGGCCAGCGGAAGTCTATTCGGCAGAATGTACAAATCCACGGATTCGGGAGTCAACTTTATAACTACTGTTGTTGGAAATCCATCTGCCGGAACCAATTATTTTGGTTACGAGACCAATGGTACGGGCACCACAGGTCAGGCAACTTATGATATGGCCATTTGTGTGAATCCTCTTGAGGTCAATGAAGTGCATATTGCCGGGATTATTTGTTGGAAATCGACCAATGGTGGAACTTCATTTCTTGCTGAAACGGCCTGGTCTTATCCAAATTCTACGGGGTATAACCATGCTGATGTGCATGCATTGGAATGGGTAGGAAGCAACATTTATTCAGGATCTGATGGCGGGATTTATAAAAGTACAAACAATGGTAATGATTGGACGGACCTATCAGCAGGCTTAGGCATTCGCCAGTTTTATCGCATTGCCTGTTCAAAAACAAATGCAAATGTGATCACGACCGGAGCTCAGGATAATGGCTCCTCTTTCAGGCGGTCCAACAGCACTTGGGTAGATTGGCTCGGTGCGGATGGCATGGATAACATCATTAGTCCGACAAATGCGGATATTGCCATTGGTACCAGTCAATATGGCTCTATTTACAAAACCACCAATGCCGGTGCCAGCCGGACGAATTTAAGCAAGCCATCAGAAGGAAATTGGGTAACTCCTCTTGTCATGCACCACACCAACCATGATACAGTTTATGGAGGCTGGACGGGTGTTTGGAGATCTTCAAATGGCGGGAGCAGCTGGACCAATTTATCACCGGGAATCACTGTCAAGTTAGACGCACTTGCCGTTTCCCCAGCCAACACAAAATACATTTATGCATCTCAGGGCGCTACTTTATACCGAACAAGTGACGGCGGAGCAAACTGGAATTCGGTTAGCGCATCAGCAAGTATTACCTCTATCTATGCAAGTAAAAATGATCCACAGAAAATTTGGATCAGTTGCAATAGTACTTCGAATAGAATTTTTGTATCCACAAATATGGGTAGCACATTTACGAATTTGTCAACCGGTCTGCCTTCTCTTTCTGCAAGATCTGTAGTGGTCGATGAAGATGCATCCGAAACCATTTATGCAGGAATGAACATTGGTGTTTACTACAGAGACAATATCAACAATACCTGGGCCGAACATGGAACGGGATTGCCTTTAGTGGCCATTAATGAAGTTGAAATACAAAAATCCGGAAATAAACTTCGCGTGGCAACCTATGGCAGAGGCGTTTGGGAAAGTGGGCTCCAAAACATTGAAGAAATTTGCAATGCACCCACCGGCTTGACCACTACTTCCATTACCACAAACAGTGCAACATTAAATTGGAATGCAGTAACAGGAGCAATAAGTTACAGGCTTGAGTATAAATTGAGTTCCGACAATACCTGGACTTTATTGGATGCAGCACGAACCAGTACTTCATTTCCATTAGGCGGACTGGCACCATCGACTTCTTACGATTGGCGTGTGAGAAGCAATTGTAGCAATTCAAATAGCAATTACAGTCAAACAAATTTTGTTACTTTAGATATCTGTGGAGATCCCACCAATTTAAATTCAACGACCACACCAAACTCAGCCACACTCAATTGGAATGCGGTGAGCGGAGCCATCAGTTATTCGATCGACTATAAATTATCTACTTCAGGAACCTGGACATCTACATCAGGTACGACATCTACCAGTATTGTAATAAGTGGTTTGTCTGAAAAACGTTATGACTGGCGGGTAAAAGCCAATTGCAACAGTGGAAGTGGAAATTTTGTAACTTCAGAATTTTTAATTCATTGTGCTTCTGCGGGTAGCAGTACCGCTGCGGGTTATATTGATAATGTTGTTCTTGGAAGTATTTCGAGAGTATCCGGAAGTGACGGCGGATATTACGATGGTACCGCCATATCAACCAATCTGGCATTAGGATCAAGTCAAACAATTACACTCTCACCTGGTTATACCGGAACTAAAAAACCAGTGTATTTCAGAGTATATATCGATTACAACCGAGACGGAGATTTCGCAGAAAACAATGAAAAGGCAGGTCAGAAAAAATATAGCAATTTAGGAAATACTACCATTTCATTTATCGTGCCCTCCACTGCAACAATTGGCAAAACAAGAATGCGCATAGTCATGTCTACAGTTGCGTTTGGAACGTATTGTGGAACTTATGCTAGTGGAGAGACAGAAGATTATACCATAAACATAACAGCTGCGCCAACTAACAATGATGTTGTTACAAAATATATTGGTGATGCTATTTTACAGCCCAATTTTGTGAATGAAGTTCATACGCTTGGCGAAATAAGTGTTTTTCCAAATCCGGTAAATCAAATTTTACAGATTCATTATGAACTTCAGGAAGACGTAGAAGCAATTGGCCTCAGGATCATAGATGGATTTGGACGAGCTGTAGGTGGCAGCCGGTTTTCAGGATATAAAGGCCAGAATACAGAAACACTGGATATAGTTGCATTACCTGCCGGCACTTATTATTTACAAATGTTTTTACCCGGGGGATATAGGAGTAGGGTATTTATAATATCAGAAAAATAA
- a CDS encoding DUF2384 domain-containing protein, protein MTTRKLNYESRLNKQIAALFNESEMNYFKVKFKSPLTYNDFLSNKMLMISAIRKGIPYSLFDLIKEWAPFTENDWIEFLDISSKSMQRYKAASAHHFKPVHSEKIIEMAEVTKTGLEVFGNMEKLRLWLNTPNYALGKLKPLELLKDSYGKELVISELIRIQHGILV, encoded by the coding sequence ATGACCACACGAAAATTGAATTATGAAAGCAGGTTAAATAAGCAAATTGCAGCCTTATTTAACGAATCTGAAATGAATTATTTTAAAGTAAAATTTAAGTCTCCTCTGACTTATAATGATTTTCTCTCCAATAAAATGTTGATGATTTCTGCGATAAGAAAAGGAATTCCCTATTCATTGTTTGACTTGATAAAAGAATGGGCTCCGTTTACAGAAAATGACTGGATTGAATTTCTCGACATTTCCTCAAAATCCATGCAACGTTATAAAGCAGCATCCGCGCATCATTTCAAACCCGTGCATTCCGAGAAGATCATTGAAATGGCGGAAGTAACAAAAACAGGCCTTGAAGTTTTCGGCAACATGGAAAAATTAAGACTCTGGTTAAATACACCAAATTATGCTCTGGGCAAACTCAAACCTCTGGAATTGCTCAAAGACTCCTATGGCAAAGAATTGGTCATAAGCGAACTCATTCGCATCCAACACGGAATACTCGTTTAA